The Deltaproteobacteria bacterium genome has a segment encoding these proteins:
- a CDS encoding DNA-directed RNA polymerase subunit beta', with protein sequence MEDTFFLHEKPRNPSDIAAIRISIASPDIIKSWSHGEVKKAETINYRTFKPERDGLFDAKIFGPIKDYECLCGKYKRMKHRGVVCEKCGVEVIQSKVRRERMGHIELVSPVAHIWFLKSVPSPIGNMIDITTRELERVVYFESYIVVDPKNTPLKEKELLREEKYLELQKEYGPNSFIAKMGAEAIRELLSKIDLEKLTKELQFEI encoded by the coding sequence ATGGAAGATACTTTTTTTCTGCATGAGAAACCAAGAAATCCAAGCGATATAGCGGCTATCAGGATAAGTATTGCATCGCCCGACATAATAAAGAGCTGGTCGCATGGAGAAGTCAAAAAAGCAGAAACAATAAATTACAGAACATTTAAGCCAGAAAGGGATGGATTGTTTGATGCCAAGATATTCGGCCCTATAAAGGACTATGAGTGTCTATGTGGAAAATATAAAAGAATGAAACATCGCGGTGTAGTGTGCGAGAAATGCGGTGTTGAAGTTATACAATCAAAGGTTAGAAGAGAGCGTATGGGGCACATTGAATTGGTATCCCCTGTAGCCCATATATGGTTTTTAAAGAGTGTCCCCAGCCCCATAGGAAATATGATTGATATTACGACAAGAGAGCTCGAAAGGGTTGTATATTTTGAATCCTATATAGTTGTAGACCCCAAGAATACTCCGCTTAAAGAGAAAGAACTGCTCAGGGAGGAAAAGTATCTTGAATTGCAGAAGGAATATGGCCCGAATAGTTTTATAGCAAAGATGGGAGCAGAGGCAATAAGAGAATTGCTTAGCAAAATTGATCTGGAGAAGCTTACAAAAGAGCTCCAGTTTGAGATA